In Miscanthus floridulus cultivar M001 chromosome 19, ASM1932011v1, whole genome shotgun sequence, the DNA window GCCATATTAAAGGCTAGTGTGTATGTGCATAATTCATCCGCACCTAAGAACACAGGCTATATATTGTACAcatgaaattcaaacatagtgaTTATATTCATATTATTGATGGAGTTAGTTACTATAGTTATCTATTTGCAAGGAGATTttttatgtatgtatgtatgtatgacaTTAATTAATTGACAGTGAAATTTATGGGGTGGTGGTGGACTATGTTGTGCCACTTTGCCTGCCAACTAAGACCCTGATGTTGTTCAGTGTTCGGTGCTTGCCTGTTGCCTCTGAGCTAACCAAGCTAACTTTTATGTGGCTGTGACGGCCGAAACAAGATAGTGAGGATAAGGGGACTCTTTTCGTTGGGCCAGCGCTGCATGCTTCCTTGGTGCTTTTTGTCCACAGCCTCTAGCGCCTGCTTCTCCCCTCTGCTTCTTGCTGCGTCTGCTGCTGCTTCCTGTGCCGATCACACGATGGTGTCCATTGTCACCGAGGCATGGGCGCTCGCCGGATGCGGCCCGGCGTCCAAGGCTGCGGCGGTGGCGACGCAAGAGTTGCCGGTGCAGCAGCATCCTCCTTCTGCTGCAGCAGCAGGGAAGACCAAGAAGAGAGCCGTGTCGTTCAGAGGCGTCAGCAGCGGCGGTGGTCAGGACCACCGGCGtgaggccgccgccgtcgtcggccgGCGGCGCGGCCTCGCGTCGTGCGCGCTCGCCGCCCTCGCCGCCTCGTTCTCCCCGCTCGCCGCCGACCGTGCCGCGCGGGCCCTCGTCCTCGAGGAGGACGACGACATCGAGCTCCTGGAGCGCGTGAAGGAGGACAGGAAGAAGCGGCTGCAGAAGCAAGGCGTCATCA includes these proteins:
- the LOC136527413 gene encoding thylakoid lumenal 16.5 kDa protein, chloroplastic-like translates to MLPWCFLSTASSACFSPLLLAASAAASCADHTMVSIVTEAWALAGCGPASKAAAVATQELPVQQHPPSAAAAGKTKKRAVSFRGVSSGGGQDHRREAAAVVGRRRGLASCALAALAASFSPLAADRAARALVLEEDDDIELLERVKEDRKKRLQKQGVISSSGTETGYLQDLIYKLSKVGQAIDKDDLPAASSVLGPSSDAQWVQNINVAFSKFSSSPEERNVVDSFNSSLATLFTSVNKLDAESSKSAFVSSATALEKWIALAGLGGQLKGY